From Myxococcus stipitatus, one genomic window encodes:
- a CDS encoding response regulator encodes MSHILVVDDDASHRTLICDALEDMGYRTEQAANGLEALKHLEGDMPAAVLLDLRMPIMSGWGLLDALKRIPRARGLPIIIISGYGFEWEAELVGAAGYISKPVDLDKVRLTVQQIVGPPEMALVH; translated from the coding sequence ATGTCCCACATCCTGGTCGTCGATGACGACGCGAGTCACCGCACGCTCATCTGCGATGCCCTCGAGGACATGGGCTACCGCACCGAGCAGGCCGCCAACGGCCTCGAGGCGCTGAAGCACCTGGAGGGGGACATGCCGGCCGCGGTGCTGCTGGACCTGCGCATGCCCATCATGAGCGGCTGGGGCCTGTTGGACGCGCTCAAGCGGATTCCGCGCGCGCGGGGCCTGCCCATCATCATCATCTCCGGCTACGGCTTCGAGTGGGAGGCGGAGCTGGTGGGCGCCGCCGGCTACATCTCCAAGCCGGTGGACCTGGACAAGGTGCGGCTGACGGTGCAGCAGATCGTCGGGCCGCCGGAGATGGCGCTCGTCCACTGA